One Castanea sativa cultivar Marrone di Chiusa Pesio chromosome 4, ASM4071231v1 DNA window includes the following coding sequences:
- the LOC142630617 gene encoding flavonol 7-O-beta-glucosyltransferase UGT74F1-like — translation MSKVCRLLPIGPTIPSFYLDKRLENDNDYGLNLFISDSFVCNNWLNTKLEGSVIYASFGSMASLSSKQMEELAFALKGSKFHFLWVVKASEEAKLPEKFVEEIGNKGLVVQWCSQLEVLSNKAIGCFLTHCGWNSTLEALSLGVPMVGVPQWTDQTTNAKYVQDVWKVGVRAKVCENGIVEREEIEFCIKEVMEGERGKDFLENAKKWRDLAIKAGSEGGSSDKNIDEFVSKFINS, via the coding sequence ATGTCAAAAGTTTGTCGATTACTGCCAATTGGACCAACAATTCCATCTTTCTATTTAGACAAACGTTTAGAAAATGACAATGATTATGGGCTTAACCTTTTCATATCAGACTCATTTGTTTGCAATAATTGGCTCAACACTAAGCTAGAAGGGTCTGTAATTTATGCATCCTTTGGTAGCATGGCTAGTTTAAGCAGCAAGCAGATGGAGGAATTGGCATTTGCTTTGAAAGGAAGTAAATTCCATTTCTTGTGGGTTGTTAAGGCTTCTGAGGAAGCAAAGCTCCCTGAAAAATTTGTGGAAGAGATAGGAAATAAAGGGTTGGTAGTGCAATGGTGCTCCCAACTGGAAGTGCTATCAAATAAGGCAATTGGTTGCTTTTTAACACATTGTGGTTGGAATTCAACCTTGGAGGCATTGAGCTTGGGAGTGCCAATGGTGGGGGTGCCACAATGGACTGATCAAACTACAAATGCCAAGTATGTTCAGGATGTGTGGAAGGTGGGAGTGAGGGCTAAGGTTTGTGAGAATGGTATTGTTGAAAGAGAAGAGATTGAGTTTTGCATCAAGGAAGTAATGGAGGGTGAGAGAGGGAAAGATTTCCTAGAGAATGCTAAGAAGTGGAGGGATTTGGCAATAAAGGCTGGTAGTGAGGGTGGCAGTTCAGACAAGAACATTGATGAATTTGTATCCAAATTCATAAACTCCTAA